A window of the Coprobacter fastidiosus genome harbors these coding sequences:
- a CDS encoding PepSY-like domain-containing protein, translating into MKKLFVLFICLFTLSTATYAREDRPIRVDQLPAKAQQFIKKYFPDLKVALAKVDKSWFDQEYEVIFVNGNKVEFRKYGDLKEVDCKYSMVPAGIVPVPIVEYLKENHPDIPVIKFEQDTKEYEVKLKGGIELTFDKQFRLIDYDD; encoded by the coding sequence ATGAAAAAATTATTTGTTCTGTTTATCTGTTTGTTTACCCTTAGTACTGCGACTTATGCGAGAGAAGATCGTCCTATTCGTGTGGATCAGCTACCTGCTAAAGCCCAGCAATTTATCAAAAAATATTTTCCCGATCTGAAAGTTGCATTGGCAAAAGTGGATAAGAGTTGGTTCGATCAGGAATATGAAGTGATTTTCGTGAATGGCAATAAAGTCGAATTTCGTAAATATGGCGATCTGAAAGAGGTGGATTGTAAATACAGTATGGTTCCTGCCGGTATTGTTCCTGTTCCGATTGTTGAATATTTAAAGGAAAATCATCCGGATATACCGGTTATTAAGTTTGAACAAGATACGAAAGAGTATGAAGTGAAGTTGAAAGGTGGTATAGAGTTGACATTTGACAAGCAGTTTCGCCTGATAGATTATGATGATTGA
- a CDS encoding DUF4876 domain-containing protein, with protein sequence MRSKLFFLVIFLILFVSCEEKSDIPHTTVDILIEYPSDLEELSVQYEAVKFKNISSGMETEYSNSKQFSLPEGLYDCSYEASVTYLKNGEMTEGKLRGYQASLKVLGTDVKVTLESYLLEDKNDFIIEEIFFTGTLQPSGKQYNGDQYVKIYNNTDHVLYADGVSFMESKFTTVAKYDYTPDIMKEAMTVHAIYTIPGNGTDHPVQPGESLIICDTGMDHRVANPNSFDLSRADFEWYDESSVPAHMDIDSPTVPNLDKYYCYTLSFWILHNRGFRAFALARIPEKKEDFLKDYLYTYKYVMVLPAGTFPMEQTAYKVPNEWIIDAVNTSVESRYVWNVTDPSLDSGWTHCGTIDGDKTRYFKSVRRKLLYITRDGRKVLKDTNNSSDDFNTECVPSLIEEQHTATDANGTPAVNITYDGVTPKTE encoded by the coding sequence ATGAGATCCAAGTTATTCTTTCTGGTTATTTTTTTAATTCTTTTTGTCAGTTGTGAGGAGAAAAGCGATATTCCGCATACAACGGTGGATATATTGATTGAGTATCCATCCGATTTAGAAGAACTGTCTGTGCAGTATGAGGCAGTGAAATTCAAGAATATATCTTCCGGAATGGAAACCGAGTATTCTAATTCTAAACAGTTTTCGCTACCTGAGGGATTGTATGACTGTAGTTATGAAGCAAGTGTCACTTATTTGAAAAATGGGGAAATGACAGAAGGAAAATTAAGGGGTTATCAGGCTTCTTTAAAAGTACTCGGGACAGATGTGAAGGTTACGTTAGAGTCTTATTTGTTAGAAGATAAAAACGACTTCATTATTGAAGAAATTTTTTTTACCGGCACGTTGCAACCTTCTGGAAAACAGTATAATGGCGATCAATATGTCAAAATCTATAACAATACCGATCATGTCCTGTATGCTGACGGTGTGTCTTTTATGGAATCTAAGTTTACAACGGTTGCCAAATATGACTATACTCCGGATATTATGAAAGAGGCAATGACGGTACATGCCATTTATACGATACCCGGGAATGGGACAGACCATCCTGTACAGCCGGGGGAGTCTTTGATAATTTGTGATACCGGTATGGATCATCGGGTTGCCAATCCGAATTCATTTGACTTGAGTCGTGCTGACTTCGAATGGTATGATGAATCTTCTGTTCCTGCGCATATGGATATCGACAGCCCGACAGTTCCGAATTTGGATAAGTACTATTGTTATACACTTAGTTTCTGGATTCTACATAATCGGGGGTTCAGGGCTTTTGCTTTAGCTCGTATTCCGGAAAAGAAAGAAGACTTTTTAAAGGATTATCTTTATACTTATAAGTATGTCATGGTATTGCCTGCCGGGACTTTCCCTATGGAACAAACAGCCTATAAAGTTCCTAATGAGTGGATTATAGATGCTGTGAATACAAGTGTCGAGTCTCGTTATGTATGGAATGTTACTGATCCGTCTTTGGATTCGGGTTGGACTCATTGCGGAACGATCGATGGAGATAAAACTCGTTATTTTAAAAGCGTACGTCGGAAGTTGTTATATATTACTCGTGACGGTAGAAAGGTGTTGAAAGACACGAATAACTCTTCTGACGATTTCAATACCGAGTGCGTACCTTCTTTGATCGAAGAACAACATACGGCCACGGATGCCAATGGTACTCCGGCTGTGAATATTACTTATGACGGTGTAACGCCTAAGACTGAGTAA
- a CDS encoding DUF6850 family outer membrane beta-barrel protein: MKKGYAVVMLFLLCPAFLYAGDTLSVMQRNLRNNSFGETFFDLLYRNPAEKYYQHALTLTEVNAIVEYSDEDQPIFLQKGDGLICGSFDVDSYISLKNRKLWGQAYYRNGVKRDVVWNETSDYDWVYPYVLGDSVGGDLRCEEYYFAGGYAREYGRVTWGGTLDYRAAVEFRNIDPRPKNVVGELNASLGISLRTKTHYGIGISAFATKYKQSNEIKFYSELGQSKVYHFTGMGMDYARFSGNNNSAYYKGKSFGGNIGISSHEQSGFSGTFSYRYYSCEKIISSLNELPMALIYEHSGKIEIGYRNATTYRVWGVKGYGNVSCRNGIENLFGDAANEIYPKIGEVEQYHNNIFYSGIVGMYEAEIAKGYKLSLSPEVTYKRNKTSYIYPSRSLEENRLSGNVSVRGYKTWENCFLQIDAGVGYSRAFNTDIALSETEITDSGVLNMLYHNYRFISSNSIFSDIGIQFSHRILKNYLLQIKAAWKHGCYMSKVKSDYISGAIGISF; this comes from the coding sequence ATGAAAAAAGGATATGCTGTCGTTATGTTGTTTTTATTGTGTCCGGCTTTCTTGTATGCCGGGGATACGCTTTCTGTCATGCAGCGAAATTTGCGGAATAATTCTTTCGGAGAGACTTTTTTCGATTTGCTTTATCGTAATCCTGCAGAAAAATATTATCAGCATGCCTTAACTCTTACCGAGGTAAATGCAATCGTGGAATATTCGGATGAAGATCAACCGATATTTCTGCAAAAAGGAGACGGTTTGATCTGCGGATCGTTTGATGTGGATTCGTATATTTCTCTGAAAAATAGAAAATTATGGGGGCAGGCTTATTATAGAAACGGCGTGAAACGAGATGTCGTTTGGAACGAGACATCCGATTATGATTGGGTGTATCCTTATGTTTTGGGAGATTCGGTCGGCGGAGATTTAAGATGCGAGGAATATTATTTTGCCGGAGGATATGCACGGGAATATGGTCGTGTCACTTGGGGCGGAACGTTGGATTATCGGGCTGCCGTGGAGTTTAGGAATATCGACCCTCGTCCTAAAAATGTTGTTGGAGAGTTGAATGCTTCGTTAGGCATCTCGTTGCGGACAAAAACTCATTATGGCATCGGGATATCTGCTTTTGCAACAAAATATAAACAATCTAATGAAATAAAATTTTATAGCGAATTAGGTCAGTCGAAAGTTTATCATTTTACCGGAATGGGAATGGACTATGCCCGTTTCTCGGGGAATAATAACAGTGCGTATTATAAAGGAAAATCTTTTGGCGGAAATATAGGAATCTCTTCTCATGAACAAAGCGGATTTTCCGGGACGTTCTCCTATCGTTATTATTCTTGTGAGAAAATAATTTCATCTTTGAATGAATTACCGATGGCTTTGATATATGAACATTCCGGAAAAATTGAAATAGGTTACCGTAATGCCACGACATACAGGGTATGGGGGGTAAAAGGGTATGGTAATGTTTCTTGTAGAAATGGAATTGAAAATCTGTTCGGTGATGCAGCGAATGAAATTTATCCGAAAATAGGCGAGGTAGAACAGTATCATAACAATATATTCTACTCCGGTATTGTCGGTATGTATGAGGCGGAAATTGCGAAAGGTTATAAATTGTCTTTGTCGCCTGAAGTTACCTATAAGCGCAATAAAACATCATATATTTATCCGTCTCGTTCACTTGAGGAAAATCGTTTGTCCGGAAACGTTTCTGTTCGAGGATATAAGACATGGGAAAATTGTTTTTTGCAGATAGATGCCGGAGTTGGCTATTCTCGTGCTTTTAACACGGATATTGCCTTGTCGGAAACGGAAATAACAGATTCCGGAGTTTTGAATATGCTTTATCATAATTACCGTTTTATTTCATCGAACAGCATATTTTCTGATATTGGCATACAGTTCTCGCATCGGATTTTGAAGAACTATCTGTTACAGATTAAAGCTGCTTGGAAGCATGGTTGCTACATGAGCAAAGTCAAGTCTGACTATATATCAGGGGCGATAGGAATATCTTTTTAA
- a CDS encoding ABC transporter ATP-binding protein — MENVISCKNLTHYYGKRLIYKDLSFNVPKGRILGLLGKNGTGKTTTINILNGYLKPKSGECLIFGRDVQNMEPSLRRNIGLLIEGHIQYSFMNIRQIEKFYASFYPKWKKEAFYELVGKLKITPTQRISRMSCGQRSQIALGLILAQDPELLILDDFSLGLDPGYRRLFVDYLREYARAEQKTVFLTSHIIQDMERLIDDCIIMDYGHIMIQQPVKELLGSVKRYEFTVPDRYEPNGYSGFYYPSKIRNHVETFSFFSEKEAEEKLKSLGVPFSGLKAESVNLEDAFIGLTGKY; from the coding sequence ATGGAAAACGTCATATCATGTAAAAACCTGACCCATTATTATGGGAAAAGGCTTATTTATAAAGATTTGAGTTTCAATGTCCCGAAGGGCCGCATTTTAGGGCTTTTAGGAAAAAACGGAACGGGAAAGACAACAACGATCAATATCTTGAACGGCTATTTGAAGCCTAAATCGGGAGAATGCCTTATCTTCGGGCGGGATGTACAAAACATGGAACCGTCATTACGTCGTAATATAGGCTTACTGATAGAAGGTCATATCCAATACTCGTTCATGAATATCCGGCAAATCGAGAAATTCTATGCCTCTTTTTATCCGAAATGGAAAAAAGAGGCTTTTTACGAACTGGTCGGAAAATTAAAAATCACCCCGACTCAACGCATCAGCCGCATGTCTTGCGGACAAAGATCTCAAATAGCTCTCGGACTTATTCTCGCCCAAGATCCCGAATTGTTGATTTTGGATGATTTTTCGTTAGGTCTTGATCCCGGTTACCGAAGGCTTTTTGTCGATTATTTGCGTGAATATGCCCGTGCAGAGCAAAAGACGGTTTTTCTCACTTCTCATATCATTCAGGATATGGAACGCCTTATCGACGATTGTATTATCATGGATTACGGACACATAATGATCCAACAACCGGTAAAAGAGCTTTTAGGCTCTGTAAAACGGTATGAGTTTACCGTACCCGACCGATATGAACCAAACGGATATTCAGGATTCTACTATCCTTCGAAAATACGAAATCATGTAGAAACCTTTTCTTTCTTTTCGGAAAAAGAGGCAGAAGAGAAACTCAAGTCTCTTGGAGTTCCCTTTTCCGGACTAAAAGCCGAATCAGTCAATCTGGAAGACGCATTTATCGGTCTCACCGGAAAATATTAA
- a CDS encoding DUF4857 domain-containing protein, protein MIRFSKILLYITIILLLFWLIPWGYGFIFSKPQKNPFILYSTVINDFAILENNGKGTERKDLKGKYYTESEFDSILPMFYYRQLIADERFPEEINGVALSPKIAQTENFIFRHQPSDVNCKKPGLYPLLESMSGRVDLKMPDDVFRINNNGIEFIDIKTNSIDEKKSRIYTDAMKKKGFCFPANIIAGNPTARKDYDEGYLITDRTGSLYHLKQVKGRPYFRKIEIPNGLKIKYIFPTEFKNRKYHAFLTDDKNDLYVLYTKTYELKKSGIPHFNPQKDEISIFGNIFDWTVSLSNPEENKIYALDAESLRLLKQIDLARLYPDIQQNNFPVRLTFTSLSDKYVFPRISM, encoded by the coding sequence ATGATACGTTTCAGTAAAATACTCCTATATATAACCATAATTCTGTTATTATTCTGGTTGATTCCGTGGGGATACGGCTTCATTTTTTCAAAACCTCAAAAAAATCCGTTTATTTTATACAGTACGGTAATAAACGATTTCGCCATTTTGGAAAATAACGGAAAAGGAACGGAAAGAAAAGATCTGAAAGGGAAATACTATACCGAATCGGAATTCGACAGCATATTGCCGATGTTCTACTACCGGCAATTAATCGCGGACGAAAGATTCCCGGAGGAAATAAACGGTGTCGCCTTGTCTCCGAAAATCGCACAAACGGAAAATTTCATCTTCCGCCATCAGCCGTCTGACGTGAATTGTAAAAAACCGGGACTTTATCCTCTTCTGGAATCAATGTCCGGCAGAGTCGATCTGAAAATGCCGGATGATGTTTTCAGGATAAACAACAACGGTATCGAGTTCATAGATATAAAAACAAACAGTATCGACGAAAAGAAAAGCCGCATTTACACAGATGCCATGAAGAAAAAAGGATTTTGTTTCCCGGCGAATATCATAGCCGGAAATCCGACTGCCCGAAAAGATTATGACGAAGGTTATCTCATTACAGACCGGACAGGATCTTTATATCATTTGAAACAGGTAAAAGGACGCCCGTATTTCAGGAAAATAGAAATTCCGAACGGACTGAAAATAAAATATATTTTCCCGACAGAGTTTAAAAATCGGAAATACCATGCTTTCCTGACCGATGACAAAAATGATTTGTATGTTTTATATACCAAAACTTACGAACTCAAAAAAAGCGGTATTCCTCACTTCAACCCGCAGAAAGATGAAATTTCTATTTTCGGAAACATTTTCGACTGGACGGTATCTTTATCTAATCCTGAAGAAAACAAAATATATGCATTAGATGCCGAAAGTCTCCGGTTATTAAAACAAATAGACTTGGCGAGGCTTTATCCGGATATCCAGCAGAATAATTTTCCTGTCCGACTTACTTTTACATCATTATCCGATAAATACGTATTCCCCCGTATCTCAATGTAA
- a CDS encoding winged helix DNA-binding domain-containing protein, giving the protein MLINIRLYSQQLTEPTFDTPKEIVSWMGAIQAQNYNMAKWAIGIRLKHVTDNIIEKAFQQGEILRMHILRPTWHFIIAEDIHWMLKLSAQRIRSANESFGKNLEITEKLYTKCNRLIEKHLTGNNHLTKQEIGDILKKENIKTDIPRLNRFLIRAETEKIICSGINKGNKQTYALLNERVSPAKEITKDEALAKLANKYFQSHSPATLEDFTWWSGLSVTEARQAIDYINSSLLKEQLDNQKEIFIHESYSNKNLPQKNILHFLPSFDEYLISYKDRSEVLNEKYRAMAFNNYGTFYPVILYNGKISGNWKLLRNKSGITIKTSFFEKTTSINQHLIENAEKRYKQFIDSFSTT; this is encoded by the coding sequence ATGCTCATAAATATCCGTTTATATAGCCAGCAATTAACAGAACCGACATTCGATACCCCTAAAGAAATCGTATCATGGATGGGAGCTATTCAAGCACAAAACTACAATATGGCGAAATGGGCAATCGGTATCCGGCTCAAGCACGTCACAGATAACATCATAGAAAAAGCCTTCCAACAGGGAGAAATATTACGAATGCACATATTGCGTCCTACATGGCACTTTATTATTGCAGAAGATATACATTGGATGCTGAAGCTCTCGGCGCAGCGAATAAGATCTGCCAATGAGTCCTTCGGGAAAAATCTAGAAATAACAGAAAAGCTATACACAAAATGCAACCGGTTAATCGAAAAACACTTAACAGGAAATAACCACCTCACCAAACAAGAAATCGGAGACATTTTGAAGAAAGAAAATATAAAAACCGATATACCTCGGTTAAATAGATTTCTTATCCGGGCAGAGACAGAAAAAATCATTTGTAGCGGAATAAATAAAGGGAACAAACAAACTTATGCTCTACTCAACGAACGTGTTTCTCCTGCCAAGGAAATAACGAAAGACGAAGCTCTTGCCAAGCTGGCAAACAAATATTTTCAAAGTCATTCTCCCGCCACATTAGAAGATTTTACATGGTGGTCAGGATTATCTGTTACGGAGGCCCGACAAGCTATTGATTACATCAACTCTTCCCTGCTAAAAGAGCAACTCGACAATCAAAAAGAAATATTCATCCATGAATCATATTCAAACAAAAATTTACCTCAAAAAAACATTCTCCATTTTTTACCCTCATTCGATGAATATTTGATCAGTTATAAAGACCGAAGCGAGGTCTTAAACGAAAAATACCGGGCAATGGCATTTAACAATTACGGTACATTTTACCCCGTTATTTTATATAATGGAAAAATTTCGGGTAACTGGAAACTTCTTCGAAATAAATCAGGAATAACTATAAAAACATCTTTTTTTGAAAAAACGACTTCTATTAATCAACATCTTATCGAAAATGCAGAAAAACGATATAAACAATTTATCGATTCTTTTTCTACCACCTAA
- a CDS encoding TonB-dependent receptor, producing MNLKKIILIFFVTFLYFPFVRAVPDKVIFSGCVRDTLTKELLEFATIQLKGKNTFSVLSDKNGNFKFSSVLPGEYVLQVSYLGYVSWQKKIELKSDLFLQINMTARSNKLKEVVITAAESPGIVSSSKIDRAAMAHLQPTSFADLLELLPGNISQTPNMGVANTITLRETGTLNASGGKSDNPDYSISSLGTLFLVDGAPINGDANMQYIPSGSDSSSPEYKRNITNKGVDMRSISTDDIESVEIVRGIPSAEYGNLTSGLVNIKRIRKSTPFTARFKADEYSKLFSVGKGFAVPGQDLILNIDGGYLDSKVDPRNNLENYKRINASVRSTWNLKKEMWNMGWNSGVDYTGSFDNVKTDPDLSYQKIDKYKSTYNRTAFTNNFSWTFPKVDLIKSIELNSSVSIQSDRLKRTKLMSPQRATVAPTSMEEGVHDGTYLLGQYVADYLSEGKPLNAFLKIKGELEFFLGKVKNGMKAGGEWNYSKNRGRGQVYDISHPIVTSGWTTRPRAYKDIPALQNLSFFLEDNITARMGKHKWETLAGVRSISLVGMSPAYLLQGKVYLDPRINSRWSFPGIRLGNHDLNIDISGGYGLTTKMPTIDYLYPNKWYNDIIQLNYYDVNKPLEYSRINVRTYIKDITNYRLKPSRNRKWEVRSDISYNGNRLSVTYFRERLTSGFRYSSYYMPFEYRKYDASSIDAGSLQGPPALEDISYTDTRKLDGYTQAANGSRLEKEGVEFQFTSQRIRPLRTSVIINGAWFKSTYTNSQPMFETVSEVVDNRPIQEEYVGLYDWNSGRINQQFNTNFMLDTQVPEWGLIFSTSVQCMWFVSTQRMYQNGVPVSYLDVNDGLLHPYTQESAEDMKLQFLVKTYNADSFKKQTVPMAMYVNFKATKQIGKYLKLALFANRILDYLPDYTSNGLQIRRNVNPYFGMELNFSL from the coding sequence ATGAATTTGAAGAAAATAATTCTGATTTTTTTTGTGACGTTTTTGTATTTCCCTTTTGTCCGGGCTGTCCCGGATAAAGTAATTTTCAGTGGCTGTGTAAGAGATACGCTCACGAAGGAGTTACTTGAGTTCGCTACGATACAATTAAAAGGGAAAAATACATTTTCCGTGTTGTCTGACAAGAACGGAAATTTTAAATTTTCTTCTGTCTTGCCCGGGGAGTATGTTTTGCAGGTGTCTTATTTGGGATATGTGTCGTGGCAGAAAAAGATCGAACTGAAGAGCGACCTTTTTTTACAGATAAATATGACTGCCCGGTCTAATAAGTTGAAAGAGGTTGTGATAACTGCTGCCGAGTCACCGGGGATCGTTAGTTCGTCGAAAATCGATAGAGCTGCAATGGCGCATTTGCAACCTACGAGTTTTGCAGATTTATTAGAACTCTTACCGGGGAATATTTCCCAAACTCCGAACATGGGGGTGGCTAATACAATAACGTTGCGTGAAACGGGTACATTGAATGCTTCCGGAGGAAAAAGCGACAATCCCGATTATTCTATCTCCTCTTTGGGTACTTTATTCCTTGTCGATGGAGCTCCGATTAACGGTGATGCCAATATGCAGTATATTCCTTCGGGCTCTGACTCGAGTTCTCCCGAGTATAAAAGAAATATAACGAATAAAGGTGTGGATATGCGTTCCATATCTACCGATGATATAGAAAGCGTGGAGATCGTTCGTGGAATTCCTTCTGCGGAATATGGAAATCTTACCAGCGGTTTGGTGAATATTAAGCGGATAAGGAAATCGACTCCGTTTACCGCTCGTTTTAAGGCAGATGAATACAGTAAGCTTTTTTCTGTCGGTAAGGGATTTGCCGTTCCGGGACAAGATCTGATTTTGAATATAGACGGGGGATATCTCGATTCGAAAGTAGATCCGCGAAATAATCTCGAGAATTATAAACGTATCAATGCTTCGGTGCGTTCGACGTGGAATCTTAAAAAAGAGATGTGGAATATGGGATGGAACTCCGGTGTCGATTATACCGGTTCGTTCGATAATGTAAAAACTGATCCCGACTTGTCATATCAGAAAATAGATAAATATAAATCTACGTATAACCGGACGGCTTTTACAAATAATTTTTCGTGGACTTTCCCTAAGGTGGATTTGATAAAATCTATAGAGCTCAACTCTTCTGTAAGTATTCAGTCGGACAGGTTGAAGAGGACGAAACTGATGTCTCCTCAACGTGCGACGGTAGCTCCGACCAGTATGGAAGAGGGGGTACATGACGGAACTTATCTTTTGGGACAATATGTTGCCGATTATTTAAGTGAGGGTAAACCGTTGAATGCGTTTTTGAAAATAAAGGGAGAATTGGAATTTTTTTTAGGTAAGGTTAAAAATGGTATGAAAGCCGGAGGGGAATGGAACTATTCGAAGAACAGAGGTCGGGGACAAGTATATGATATAAGCCACCCGATCGTAACAAGCGGATGGACTACACGACCGAGGGCTTATAAGGATATACCTGCATTGCAAAACCTCTCTTTTTTTCTGGAAGATAATATTACTGCTCGTATGGGTAAACATAAATGGGAGACGTTGGCCGGTGTCCGTTCGATCTCTTTGGTCGGTATGAGTCCAGCTTATTTGCTACAAGGAAAAGTTTATCTTGATCCGCGTATCAATTCCCGATGGAGTTTTCCGGGCATTCGGTTGGGTAACCATGATTTGAATATAGATATATCAGGAGGATATGGTCTGACGACAAAAATGCCGACCATAGATTATTTGTACCCTAACAAATGGTATAACGATATTATTCAGCTAAACTATTATGATGTTAATAAACCGTTGGAATATAGTCGAATTAATGTACGTACTTATATCAAGGATATCACGAATTACCGGTTAAAACCTTCGAGGAATCGGAAATGGGAAGTAAGAAGTGATATATCTTATAACGGTAATCGCCTGTCTGTGACATATTTTAGAGAAAGATTGACATCCGGATTTCGTTACTCTTCTTATTATATGCCTTTTGAGTATCGTAAATATGATGCATCTTCTATTGATGCAGGATCTTTACAAGGCCCTCCCGCATTGGAGGATATTTCTTATACAGATACCCGGAAACTGGATGGATATACGCAAGCGGCGAATGGCAGTCGGTTAGAAAAAGAAGGGGTGGAATTTCAATTTACATCTCAACGTATCAGGCCGTTGAGAACATCCGTGATTATTAACGGGGCCTGGTTCAAATCTACTTATACGAATAGTCAACCTATGTTTGAAACGGTTTCGGAAGTGGTGGATAACCGTCCGATTCAAGAAGAATATGTCGGATTGTATGATTGGAATAGCGGGAGGATAAATCAACAATTCAATACCAATTTTATGTTGGATACGCAAGTCCCGGAATGGGGACTTATTTTCTCGACATCGGTACAGTGCATGTGGTTTGTCTCTACGCAAAGAATGTATCAGAACGGGGTGCCGGTAAGTTATCTTGATGTGAATGACGGACTTTTACATCCTTATACGCAGGAGTCTGCAGAAGATATGAAGTTGCAGTTTTTGGTGAAGACGTATAATGCCGATTCGTTTAAGAAACAAACTGTTCCGATGGCTATGTATGTCAATTTTAAAGCGACGAAACAGATCGGTAAATATCTGAAGCTTGCTTTATTCGCTAACCGTATTTTGGATTATCTTCCGGATTATACCTCTAACGGATTGCAGATAAGAAGAAATGTAAATCCTTATTTCGGTATGGAATTGAATTTTAGTTTGTAA
- a CDS encoding DUF6383 domain-containing protein, translating to MKKILLFVSILCGLTAYANDIDFQWAKTFVSPMGTSAHSLAKSADDKVFSFAGFGSSGAADSLSYGETLIGHGAPYDGSSSSGNSNIVFQKLEKNGDLVWSVYSCWGGASLSDCAYTPTADGGAFLALKFYHTNYDAAKNGKLLSLVDASGKTTDVIWEYPGYWVYQGILVKISTEGNVEWTKLINVDYSPVPGTTSSTYKNYTPQGFYFYGAAEDNEGNLYIAGNYRKEMTFVKKGGEKVILTPHNTEGWTGDPQSSVGDLFLVKLDDAGNYLGHITTTGTAARESINNITYADGKIYFLGMVKGASTEDSEIKLGNTTIQPTKFDDILVGAVNTDMTVAWVKHFPAFGASNGKHTTQNKKMELQNGNLYLMGHVVGGFGTDKTEALIKGSSTMQTGFLIKCSATDGTWLGGAIGENSIGGYYGAFEDENGKIYTYGYALGNAYLITYNTSTWEIENEYSLVKGGSTTAWGCLFDEGQLLTLARSNAKSANTILDGAYTIESRKDAGSWITILTSFEIPELGQTTGLISSETAKEQSVKVYSGKNQIFVEAGESSEIQILNTYGQIVKSMTVSTGKHAISMPKGIYIVNKTKVVVY from the coding sequence ATGAAAAAGATTTTACTATTTGTTTCGATTTTATGTGGGTTGACTGCCTATGCGAACGACATCGATTTTCAATGGGCAAAAACATTTGTTTCTCCTATGGGAACAAGTGCACATTCTCTTGCAAAAAGTGCAGACGATAAAGTCTTCTCATTTGCCGGTTTCGGGTCCTCCGGAGCTGCAGATTCTCTTTCTTATGGTGAAACTCTAATCGGACACGGAGCTCCCTACGACGGAAGCAGCTCCTCCGGAAACTCAAACATCGTATTCCAAAAATTAGAAAAAAACGGAGATCTTGTCTGGTCTGTATATAGCTGCTGGGGCGGAGCCTCTCTTTCTGACTGTGCTTACACCCCGACTGCCGACGGAGGAGCATTCCTTGCTCTGAAATTTTATCATACCAACTACGATGCTGCAAAAAACGGGAAATTATTGTCTTTGGTCGATGCATCGGGTAAAACGACAGATGTCATTTGGGAATATCCGGGATACTGGGTATATCAAGGAATTTTAGTAAAAATCAGTACGGAGGGAAACGTTGAATGGACTAAACTGATCAATGTAGATTATTCTCCTGTACCAGGAACGACATCGAGTACCTACAAAAACTATACTCCGCAAGGATTCTATTTCTATGGTGCAGCCGAAGACAATGAAGGAAATCTGTATATTGCCGGAAATTATCGGAAAGAAATGACTTTCGTTAAAAAGGGAGGAGAAAAAGTCATATTGACACCTCACAATACCGAAGGCTGGACCGGAGATCCCCAATCGAGTGTCGGAGACCTGTTTTTAGTAAAATTAGATGACGCAGGAAATTATCTGGGACATATAACTACTACCGGAACTGCTGCAAGAGAAAGCATCAACAATATCACGTATGCCGATGGAAAAATTTATTTCTTGGGTATGGTAAAAGGCGCATCGACAGAAGATTCTGAAATAAAATTAGGAAACACCACAATACAGCCGACAAAATTCGATGATATACTCGTAGGAGCTGTTAATACCGATATGACCGTCGCATGGGTAAAACATTTTCCCGCTTTCGGTGCGAGCAACGGAAAACATACTACCCAAAACAAAAAAATGGAATTGCAAAACGGGAATTTATATCTGATGGGACACGTTGTCGGAGGTTTCGGGACAGACAAAACCGAAGCGCTGATCAAAGGATCATCCACTATGCAGACTGGTTTCCTTATCAAATGCAGCGCAACTGACGGGACTTGGTTAGGCGGAGCTATCGGTGAGAACTCGATCGGAGGATATTATGGCGCATTCGAAGATGAAAACGGAAAAATCTACACATACGGTTATGCTTTAGGAAATGCTTATCTTATAACCTATAATACTTCTACATGGGAGATAGAGAATGAATATAGTTTGGTAAAAGGCGGATCAACTACCGCATGGGGATGCCTGTTCGACGAAGGACAACTTCTGACTCTCGCCCGCAGTAACGCAAAATCTGCTAACACTATTTTAGATGGTGCTTATACAATAGAAAGCCGAAAAGATGCCGGATCATGGATCACGATTCTTACTTCTTTCGAAATTCCGGAACTGGGACAAACTACCGGATTGATTTCTTCAGAAACAGCCAAAGAGCAAAGCGTCAAAGTGTACAGCGGAAAAAATCAGATATTTGTAGAAGCCGGAGAATCTTCTGAAATACAAATTCTGAATACTTACGGACAAATCGTGAAAAGCATGACCGTATCGACAGGTAAACATGCGATTTCGATGCCAAAAGGAATTTATATCGTGAACAAGACTAAAGTGGTTGTATATTAA